From one Amycolatopsis sp. FDAARGOS 1241 genomic stretch:
- a CDS encoding DMT family transporter, translated as MGPLLALVSAVCYGLSDFVGGLVARRAPFAAVALIGQVGGPVLALAVAPLLPSAACPADLGWGALSGVGTGVGMVFLFRGLARGAMSVVVPTSAVAGVALPVLAGVAFLGERPALLTWLGIVIAVPALWLVSRTGPGPGARAGPAVDGLIASAGIAVQYLALAQAEPAAGAWPLVAGRVAAILTLAPWAAFRGLHLPPWRLTLSALAGAAAALALLCYLLATRHQLVVIAVVLSSLYPVLPVLLGILVLGERLRTLQVCGLLTAAAAVVLLTTT; from the coding sequence ATGGGTCCACTGCTCGCGCTGGTTTCCGCGGTCTGTTACGGCCTGTCCGACTTCGTCGGTGGTCTCGTCGCACGCCGCGCACCGTTCGCCGCCGTGGCGCTGATCGGGCAAGTCGGCGGGCCCGTGCTCGCGCTGGCCGTCGCGCCGCTGCTGCCGTCCGCCGCCTGCCCCGCGGACCTGGGCTGGGGCGCGCTCTCCGGCGTCGGCACCGGCGTGGGCATGGTTTTCCTGTTCCGGGGCCTGGCGCGCGGCGCGATGAGCGTGGTCGTGCCCACCAGCGCCGTGGCCGGTGTCGCGTTGCCCGTGCTGGCCGGCGTGGCCTTCCTCGGCGAGCGACCGGCCCTGCTGACGTGGCTCGGCATCGTGATCGCCGTGCCGGCTCTGTGGCTGGTGTCGCGCACCGGCCCCGGGCCCGGCGCCCGAGCCGGCCCAGCGGTGGACGGGCTGATCGCGAGTGCCGGAATCGCCGTGCAGTACCTCGCTCTCGCGCAAGCCGAGCCCGCGGCCGGCGCGTGGCCTCTCGTCGCCGGCCGCGTCGCGGCCATCCTCACCCTCGCGCCGTGGGCCGCCTTCCGCGGGCTGCATCTCCCCCCGTGGCGCCTCACCCTGTCCGCCCTCGCCGGCGCGGCCGCGGCGCTGGCGCTCCTGTGCTACCTGCTGGCGACCCGGCACCAGCTCGTCGTGATCGCCGTGGTCCTGTCGTCGCTCTACCCTGTGCTTCCGGTACTGCTCGGCATCCTCGTGCTGGGCGAACGACTACGCACACTCCAAGTGTGCGGCCTGCTCACCGCCGCGGCAGCCGTCGTCCTGCTCACGACCACCTGA
- a CDS encoding MarR family winged helix-turn-helix transcriptional regulator, with the protein MHERTANLLGAAALAVTDRVLTVAQRKVGVSASAAAALVVASASPGLSVSELGRRVGLSQSAAARMVDSLEQGGLVERRPRQGREVAVELTPKGRRAAASLLEARGSGLSGLLDVLTAGEQEHLAELLGKLLTRLYEDVGSAELLCRLCDRTSCTRGAVCPVGQAERDHGS; encoded by the coding sequence ATGCATGAAAGGACGGCGAACCTACTGGGCGCGGCCGCGCTGGCGGTGACCGACCGGGTGCTGACGGTCGCGCAACGGAAGGTGGGAGTCAGCGCCAGCGCCGCCGCTGCGCTCGTGGTGGCCTCGGCCAGTCCGGGATTGAGCGTGAGTGAACTGGGCCGCCGCGTCGGGCTCAGTCAATCGGCGGCCGCCCGCATGGTGGACTCGCTCGAACAGGGTGGTTTGGTCGAACGACGCCCTCGTCAGGGGCGGGAGGTGGCCGTCGAACTCACGCCGAAGGGGCGGCGGGCGGCTGCCTCACTGCTGGAGGCGCGTGGCTCCGGGCTTTCCGGCTTGCTCGACGTGCTGACCGCCGGAGAACAGGAGCACTTGGCCGAGCTGCTGGGCAAGCTGCTGACCCGCCTGTACGAAGACGTCGGGAGCGCCGAGCTGTTGTGCCGGCTGTGCGACCGGACCAGCTGCACCCGCGGCGCCGTGTGCCCGGTCGGGCAAGCCGAGCGGGACCACGGGAGCTGA